One region of Chryseobacterium sp. C-71 genomic DNA includes:
- a CDS encoding regulatory protein RecX → MQSEKKLFTFEETKQKLVNYCVYQDRCHAEVEQKMREFVLIPEAKEEILLYLMKENYLNEERFTRSYIRGKFYIKHWGKTKIKMHLKQKGITEKLITKSFDEIDEEDYVKTIRRLYENYESKLTGLQAYQKKSKTIKYLLSRGFEYEVILQLTEN, encoded by the coding sequence ATGCAGTCTGAAAAAAAACTTTTCACCTTTGAAGAAACTAAACAAAAGCTAGTTAATTATTGCGTGTATCAGGATCGTTGTCATGCTGAAGTAGAGCAGAAGATGAGAGAATTTGTATTGATTCCCGAAGCGAAGGAGGAAATTCTTTTGTACTTAATGAAAGAAAACTATCTGAATGAAGAACGTTTTACAAGAAGTTATATTCGTGGTAAGTTTTACATAAAACATTGGGGCAAAACCAAAATCAAAATGCATCTCAAGCAAAAAGGGATCACGGAAAAGTTGATTACTAAAAGCTTTGATGAAATTGACGAGGAAGATTACGTGAAAACAATACGAAGATTATACGAAAATTACGAATCAAAACTGACTGGATTACAGGCGTATCAGAAGAAATCTAAAACCATAAAGTACCTTTTAAGCAGAGGTTTTGAATATGAGGTGATTTTACAACTGACTGAAAATTAA